A region of the Pseudarthrobacter phenanthrenivorans Sphe3 genome:
GCCGGTTGCCGATCGTGAGGAGGCTGGGGACGGAAGCAAGGCCTTCGTCGACGGTCAGGTTCTGGGTGACCACGTCCGCGATTTTGAGCATCCTGCCGGGATCCGACAGTGTTCCGTCGTCCTTGATCTTGCGGGTGAGCGAGGAAAGGAATCCCTGCTGGGCCTTGATCCGGCCCAGGTCACCGCCGTCGGCAAAGGCGTGGCGGGTCCGCAGGAAGGCGAGGGCCATTTCCCCCTGGACGGTTGAGGTACCGGCCGGGAGCCGGAGCCGGGAGTCGGGATCGTAGACGGCGTCGCTGATGCATACCTCAACGCCGCCGACGGCGTTGGACAGCTCTTTCACCGCATTGAAGTCGGCCATCATGAAGTGGTCCACTTCCAGCCCCGTGATCTGGTTGACGGTGTCCACCGCGCAGCCGATGCCGGCCTCGGCCATGGCTTCATTGATCATGACTCCGCTGCGGGCGGGATAAACCTGGTTGGTTTCACCGTCTTTGCACTCCGGGATGTCCACCAGCAAGTCCCGCGGAAAACTGATGACGCTCACGCGCTTGTTGTCCTCCGAGATGTCCATCAGCATCATGACGTCGGACTTGCCATATCCCTTGGAGTCGTCGGCAGTGCCGTATTCGGCGTTCTTGCCCTCCCGGGTGTCAGAGCCGAGAATCAGGATCTGCATGCGGCCGGTGGCATCGCTCACCGACTCTGTGCTCCCGCCGCCCGCGTTCAGCGGGGCTTTGGATATGTTGTTCTGGAGGCGAAGGAACCAGAATCCCGCGAACACCAGGCCGCCCACCATGGCCAGCGCAAGGATGGCAGTGACGGCCTTCAGCCACGCCGGCATCGTGCGCACGGGTCCAAGATGCCGGGCTGCTCCGACTGCCGCATCATCAGCGTGGCGGGACACGGGTCCCCTCCCCACTGACGCATCGGATCCTTTGTCGCGTCTGTCGCGGCCTAGCCCCACGTGGTGAACCTTCCTCTAAAATCGAAATCCGGCCCATTTTAGTGGTCCAGGCTGGGAAATTGCCGGATGGCGGACGCTGCCGCGCGGCTGACGGGGCTAGAAGCCCAGCTTCACCAGCTGTTTCGGATCGCGCTGCCAGTCTTTTGCCACCTTCACGTGAAGGTCAAGGTAGATGCGTGTGCCCAGGAGCGCCTCGATGCCTTTTCGGGCGTTGGTGCCCACTTCACGCAGGCGGCTGCCGCCCTTACCGATGATAATGGCCTTCTGCGAGGGACGCTCAACGTACAGGTTCACCCGCACGTCCAGCAGCGGGCTGTCCTCCGGCCGGTCTTCCCGGGGAACGATCTCCTCCACCACCACTGCGAGGGAATGGGGCAACTCATCGCGGACCCCTTCCAGCGCCGCCTCGCGGATGAGCTCGGCAACCATGACGGCCTCCGGCTCGTCCGTAAGTTCGCCGTCCGGGTACAGCGGGGGCGACGGCGGCATGTGGCTGATGAGGACATCGGCCACCGTGTCCACCTGGAATCCATCGGCGGCGGACACGGGAACGATGTCCTTCCAGCCTTCCTCCCCCAGCACTTCCCGGCCGAGGGCGGCCACGGCCAGCAACTGCTCCGTCAACGCCTGGCGGTCCACCAGGTCGGCCTTGGTGACGATGGCGATCACCGGTTTGCGCCCCACCGCGGCCAGCTGGGCCGCAATGAACTTGTCGCCGGGCCCGATCTTTTCGTTGGCCGGCAGGCAGAACCCGATCGCGTCAACCTCGGCCAGCGTGTCCGCAACGAGCTCATTAAGCCGTTTGCCAAGGAGGGTGCGGGGCCGGTGCAGCCCCGGAGTGTCCACCAGGATGAGCTGCGCGTCCTGCCGGTGCACGATGCCGCGGATGGTGTGGCGCGTGGTCTGGGGCTTGGCGGACGTAATGGCCACCTTCTTGCCCACCAGCGCGTTGGTCAGGGTGGATTTGCCGGCGTTGGGACGGCCCACAAGGACCGAGAACCCTGCACGGAAACCACCGAAGTCGTCCTGGCTTTCGCCCTTATTTTTCTTGCTCACGTGGAACTCCCTGCTGGGTTGCTTCCGCCTCTTCGAAGAGGTCCTCAAAGTCAGTGTCTTCTTTTGCCAGTGGCGCCGCAATGATGTGGCTGACCCGGTTGCGGCGGCCTTCCAGCCGGTCCGCGCGCAGGGACACACCGTGGACTTCCACGGTGCTTCCCACGATAGGCACCCGGCCCAGGGCCTTTGCCAGGAGGCCACCCACGGTGTCCACCTCGTCGTCGTCGAGTTCAATGTCGAAAAGCTCGCCCAGGTCGTCGATGCCCATGCGCGCGCTGACCCGGTAGGAACCGTCGCCCAGCTCCACCGCCTCCGCGCTTTCCGTGTCGTACTCATCCACGATCTCGCCCACGATTTCCTCGATGAGGTCCTCCAGGGTGACCAGACCGGCCGTCCCGCCGTACTCGTCGATCACGATGGCGACGTGCGTGGATTCCTTCTGCAGCTCACGGAGCAGGTCGCTGACCGGCTTGGACTCGGGCACGTAACGTACTTCCCGGGCGAGCGACTCCACCGGAGGCGGCTCCTCGTTGGGGGCCAGCTCATGGATCACCGCGGCAACATCCTTCAGGTAGATGATGCCCAGGATCTGGTCCGTGCTTTCCCCGATGACCGGGATCCTGGAATAGCCTGAACGAAGGAAGAGGGACATGGCCTGCCGGAGGCTTGACCCCGCCTCAATGGTGAGGATGTCAGTGCGGGGAACCATGACTGCGCGGACCAGGGTGTCTCCGAAATCGAAGACGGACTGGATCATCTCAGCCTCGGTGTCCTCGATCATGTCCGATTCGCTGGCGCGTTCCACGAGTTCACGGAACTCCTGCTCACTGAAGAACGCTTCGTCGCCGCCGGGCGCGCCCGGGGCGGCCGTACTTCCCAGCCTCACGAGCCACCCGGGGATCGGGCCGAGGACCCAGGTGAGGAAACGGATGGTCGGGGCGGTGAAGCGCACCACGGCCGCCGAATGGAGCCGGCCCAGCTGCCGCGGGGACACCCCCACTATCACGAAGCCGAGCAGCGCCATGATGCCGGTGGCTGCAAGTCCTGCGAGCCAGACACTGTCCAGGAGGCTGTAGAGGAGCACCGCAACGGCCACCGCGGAAGCCATTTCGAACCAGATGCGCCAGAACCGCAACGCCCGGATGTGTGCTACCGGCTGGCGCAGGATCTTCCGCAGTGCACCGCCACGGCTCTTGAGCAGGGCTTCTTCGGCATCGTGCCGCGGAATGAAATTGAAGGCGGCTTCCGCCGCAGTCAGCAGCGCCGCAACAGCCAGGAAAGCCAAGGCCATTGCGACGAGGAGCAAAGGCGTCACTGGGTTGTCTCGGCAGGCGCTTCTTTGCCCGTGAATCCGGACAGCAGTTCACGCTGGAGCCCGAACATCTCGGCCTTCTCCTCGGGTTCGGCATGGTCGTAGCCGAGGAGGTGCAGGATGCCGTGGGTGGTCAGCAGGAGCATCTCGTCCTGGAGGGTGTGGCCGGCGTTCTTGGCCTGCATCTGGGCAACCTGCGGGCAGATGGCGATATCCCCCAGCATTCCCTGTGGCGTGGGCCGGTCCGGGGTTCCAGGGGTCAGTTCATCCATGGGCACGGACAGCACGTCTGTTGAACCTGGTTCGTCCATCAGCTCGATGTGCAGCTTCTCCATGGCCGGTTCGTCCACGAGGAGTATGGAAAGCTCGGCCTGGGGGTGGATGAAGAGCTGCTCGAAGATGTAGCGGGACAACATCACAAGCTCTGCCTCGTCCACCTGGACGCCGGACTCATTGTTGACTTCGATGCTCACGCGTGTTCCCCCCGTTTTGTGCTGCCCGCCGAGTGCTTCACCCTGCTGCGCTGGACATCATCCCAGATGCTGTAGGCATGGACGATGTCCCCGACCAGGCGGTGGCGGACAACGTCTGCGGCGTCCAGCACCGAGAAGCTGACCCCCTCGATTCCGTCGAGGATCTCCTGCACGATCCGGAGCCCGGAACGGGTGCCAAACGGAAGGTCAACCTGCGTGACGTCCCCGGTGACCACCATCTTGGAACCAAAGCCGAGCCGGGTCAGGAACATCTTCATCTGCTCAGGCGTGGTGTTCTGTGCCTCGTCCAGGATGATGAAGGCGTCGTTCAGGGTACGGCCGCGCATGTATGCCAGCGGAGCAACTTCAATGGTGCCTGCCGCCATCAGCCTGGGGATGGACTCGGGATCCATCATGTCGTGCAGGGCGTCGTAGAGCGGACGCAGGTAGGGATCGATCTTGTCGCTCAGGGTGCCGGGCAGGAATCCCAGCCGCTCCCCCGCCTCGACGGCCGGGCGCGTGAGGATGATGCGGCTGACC
Encoded here:
- a CDS encoding LCP family protein — translated: MPAWLKAVTAILALAMVGGLVFAGFWFLRLQNNISKAPLNAGGGSTESVSDATGRMQILILGSDTREGKNAEYGTADDSKGYGKSDVMMLMDISEDNKRVSVISFPRDLLVDIPECKDGETNQVYPARSGVMINEAMAEAGIGCAVDTVNQITGLEVDHFMMADFNAVKELSNAVGGVEVCISDAVYDPDSRLRLPAGTSTVQGEMALAFLRTRHAFADGGDLGRIKAQQGFLSSLTRKIKDDGTLSDPGRMLKIADVVTQNLTVDEGLASVPSLLTIGNRLKDIDISKVAFVAVPTTPALLDPNRLQIAEPAGSQLFSALRKDVDLTDPTAPSPSPTETPAPPTTAPTETAPPLPPYDKALQPVTVANGSGVPGRAREIVQALVSGGFTQTAQFEATAVAQSVVYYGPGFADVAADVAAVLGIPAAQMVPSANIPGVQVYLGTDFTAGATYGVPALPDDIVNQTAKDASCQQANPALIVEG
- the era gene encoding GTPase Era yields the protein MSKKNKGESQDDFGGFRAGFSVLVGRPNAGKSTLTNALVGKKVAITSAKPQTTRHTIRGIVHRQDAQLILVDTPGLHRPRTLLGKRLNELVADTLAEVDAIGFCLPANEKIGPGDKFIAAQLAAVGRKPVIAIVTKADLVDRQALTEQLLAVAALGREVLGEEGWKDIVPVSAADGFQVDTVADVLISHMPPSPPLYPDGELTDEPEAVMVAELIREAALEGVRDELPHSLAVVVEEIVPREDRPEDSPLLDVRVNLYVERPSQKAIIIGKGGSRLREVGTNARKGIEALLGTRIYLDLHVKVAKDWQRDPKQLVKLGF
- a CDS encoding hemolysin family protein, whose protein sequence is MTPLLLVAMALAFLAVAALLTAAEAAFNFIPRHDAEEALLKSRGGALRKILRQPVAHIRALRFWRIWFEMASAVAVAVLLYSLLDSVWLAGLAATGIMALLGFVIVGVSPRQLGRLHSAAVVRFTAPTIRFLTWVLGPIPGWLVRLGSTAAPGAPGGDEAFFSEQEFRELVERASESDMIEDTEAEMIQSVFDFGDTLVRAVMVPRTDILTIEAGSSLRQAMSLFLRSGYSRIPVIGESTDQILGIIYLKDVAAVIHELAPNEEPPPVESLAREVRYVPESKPVSDLLRELQKESTHVAIVIDEYGGTAGLVTLEDLIEEIVGEIVDEYDTESAEAVELGDGSYRVSARMGIDDLGELFDIELDDDEVDTVGGLLAKALGRVPIVGSTVEVHGVSLRADRLEGRRNRVSHIIAAPLAKEDTDFEDLFEEAEATQQGVPREQEK
- the ybeY gene encoding rRNA maturation RNase YbeY; amino-acid sequence: MSIEVNNESGVQVDEAELVMLSRYIFEQLFIHPQAELSILLVDEPAMEKLHIELMDEPGSTDVLSVPMDELTPGTPDRPTPQGMLGDIAICPQVAQMQAKNAGHTLQDEMLLLTTHGILHLLGYDHAEPEEKAEMFGLQRELLSGFTGKEAPAETTQ
- a CDS encoding PhoH family protein, with protein sequence MTESANGKRRLTTGDGAAGEFPHSLPGSRTEVVLFDNSDQMVQSLGSHDEALRFIEEQFPAVNFHVRGNELSITGPAADVPRIMRLLHEVRGLVARGTVISPAVLQQLVALLRTQSLQNPVDVLTHDILSSRGRTIRPKTLNQKNYVDAIDDNTVIFGIGPAGTGKTYLAMAKAVQALQQKEVSRIILTRPAVEAGERLGFLPGTLSDKIDPYLRPLYDALHDMMDPESIPRLMAAGTIEVAPLAYMRGRTLNDAFIILDEAQNTTPEQMKMFLTRLGFGSKMVVTGDVTQVDLPFGTRSGLRIVQEILDGIEGVSFSVLDAADVVRHRLVGDIVHAYSIWDDVQRSRVKHSAGSTKRGEHA